In Mytilus edulis chromosome 6, xbMytEdul2.2, whole genome shotgun sequence, the following proteins share a genomic window:
- the LOC139528781 gene encoding uncharacterized protein, producing the protein MLAIGVKMKWKMCTYYNCVTLFLLNMLFVSITESVTTDTVNSSTSEKANPFSLEESSLDTFSDVNSSSLSVNNNTFLNESNSINELKSNLTLSRNMSVIGSEISNSSINDNETITDDVIVETKQLTAEDITSRGTLTNEDIPSRSELTQETSTLCKDCPNEPPEPVQQPPPYPSDEMLSNQNQDMKIIKETPEFTLNKHFQPRAGRIPQSWIDSKPDIVEATPRPKQRSTTIKPIIQSIFDPELPPPPPGIFAFEKKKMVSIPDSQSLGSDLTVPITTEDIKSQHPADFEFPPQPGVELPGNSQPFKITETASDLESQPILETVSMDQKLTSLDIKQPLNQLDEEPPPPPPHFSRPPTMKLKQDRERSQPVQSVQNVLTTSPPEVLQPRGQQLNAAASEQPFAPDQHISEIDKQIIESQSDQMSSGTIEKQTAPLNPETLHVKQKIALESDNTGVDQQRSFTPDQLKSESQQLTNISEADYMQTNETKVSGSLLDEKQNMTDQINLHNENFPTTSLLDHMPSINQDVESDFATNSTAEFNARSTAEFEANETAEFVANDTTEVKSRNTSEFIAFSPAEFVANDTTEFTSASIDDKTVPISEINQISETINKINNTMNEEIALPRTDQLQNEQQLNSSMDYINQISLDTLQPDEWYISENQTLIETLEQNITGSEKTAEIKALNKILSSLSEEMSIEGQLNLSVDQKLIPQVLENIIPEDQISADIEGELDKKKIIGTSVLDQDIIKNGSLPMESETLDQISIRIQNASNAVELKIEKHIEESVSGLQQLSDSNLTQFLKDNEKVKTTMENEIPTEIQTITDTNGTTSMFDQLHSEGQLNESLILADATDQQLEPSLLTEEDNELLEILKTTEDFSAVPQSESQHSQNTTINDGNQTQSVFEQLPSDVEQSVGTSTTLVENTTLTPDPELSVATSKAGVKSTTLTPDLVLSMATSTTEVEMKTEDIEITTLTPDPVLNIGKEQKDIDHTMTGTVPLNTTPSFEVTKSTQQPPRPSIMHSEPQESFVTDRQQQRPVEVSNLNENQTFPDNTQQRQDQKNEDQINMETDIPPPPPRRRTELVEKERNNLPPSLNVLEENRRKGFRQISDQPLQSPELSSELPPPPPGFKQETKHVLKEKPMTLLKETGLLKSQQDETDIASQAKYSALFNRNSPYYQSMWKINTNQPSTKIKPQTTLNSIDQRQSSNSAVRKMINTIEQVRTRPKSVDSLTFFTPGVVRTRTHQNTNRNSNVKSQRSVPPLSKQNNSQQSVGIPHAGYTPGVPFIQNHFLRRKRWNESNLPMDIAFKTAVPKQEQSNNIHDRMAGGKKYIEEKVYSNIPIKKRYSLNDLRISKLNRLNELNRYPDVKHSKHLQHNIDINKHSYNSHQTAPRTKHQIKDIILHGKAQQFKKSNNKVHANVLQNKKIWNKNDAPPPIILRTADSTVFKVSYTPPPPPPRKLTTVAPPETMSKPLPANKYISPKQFKSKEITSNNVTKTSASTESYTKSTVSVIGNSSPEINPSYTRELANASETCDNCTYVSDFCYLREPTNCNRFIVCYKQGHKLRATEKECSFGLFWSQSKLACTQPARAECQIDPCRTKGVRSHPYIGKCRAYWTCRRRRSDARCCPNGYAYGGGRNTCVPNKDCKTNCITKIPEVLNVCPLRKVSDSPFEYTDGGMVRSCAPGTRFEESMCACIRSNVGNRPVEKKQTLLDQPFQCEPAISLDFSGSTKDAFEDKSGQSQSIGVSNVLQTIKKQAMFNGRGSLKLWRFSNVELGPEFALRFKFYAHGRSHRSETLLSNCIGKRKAAFDIRLETDVLEIVFTVKTSESPESYIRIFYKPHQWNEVILRYDGASFSAALGKVSKTIYVEGVIPTKHAAISIGGCGQDDGFIGYMDDVIIYNGCIPEDVRGLVFE; encoded by the exons ACACAGTAAATTCATCTACCTCAGAAAAAGCAAATCCATTTTCATTAGAAGAATCATCGTTAGACACATTTTCTGATGTAAATAGTTCATCATTATCAGTCAATaacaacacatttttaaatgaatcaaattCTATCAATGAACTAAAATCCAATTTAACATTGAGTAGAAACATGTCTGTGATTGGTAGTGAAATTTCAAATTCAAGTATAAATGACAATGAAACCATCACAGATGATGTTATCGTAGAAACAAAACAACTAACAGCTGAAGATATAACATCACGAGGTACACTAACAAATGAAGATATACCGTCACGAAGTGAACTAACACAAGAAACATCGACTTTATGTAAAGACTGTCCAAATGAACCACCTGAACCAGTGCAACAACCTCCACCTTATCCGTCCGACGAAATGTTATCAAATCAGAATCAGGATATGAAGATTATTAAAGAAACACCGGAATTCACTCTAAACAAACATTTTCAACCACGGGCAGGAAGAATTCCACAATCATGGATAGATAGTAAACCTGATATCGTTGAAGCTACACCAAGACCCAAACAGAGGTCTACTACCATAAAACCAATAATACAGTCTATTTTTGACCCAGAACTGCCTCCTCCACCTCCGGGGATTTTTGCTTTTGAAAAGAAGAAAATGGTGTCTATTCCTGATAGTCAATCTTTAGGTTCAGATTTGACAGTTCCAATTACAACTGAAGATATTAAAAGTCAGCACCCAGCTGATTTTGAATTCCCGCCACAGCCAGGAGTGGAGTTACCTGGAAATTCTCAACCATTCAAAATTACTGAAACTGCATCCGACCTTGAATCTCAACCTATTTTAGAAACAGTTTCAATGGACCAAAAATTGACGTCACTTGATATCAAACAACCTTTAAATCAGTTGGACGAAGAACCCCCTCCTCCACCCCCTCATTTTAGTAGACCACCAACGATGAAACTTAAACAAGATAGAGAACGATCCCAACCGGTTCAGAGTGTACAAAATGTGCTAACCACATCACCACCGGAAGTTCTACAACCAAGAGGTCAACAGTTAAATGCTGCCGCTTCCGAACAGCCATTCGCACCGGACCAACACATATCAGAAATTGATAAACAAATAATCGAATCACAGTCTGACCAAATGTCTTCAGGTACCATTGAAAAACAAACGGCACCACTCAACCCTGAGACATTACACGTAAAACAGAAAATAGCATTAGAATCTGACAACACTGGTGTGGATCAACAAAGGTCTTTTACACCAGATCAGTTGAAATCTGAGAGTCAACAGCTAACAAATATTAGTGAAGCTGACTATATGCAAACGAATGAGACGAAAGTTTCGGGGTCATTACtagatgaaaaacaaaatatgacagATCAGATTAACCTTCATAATGAAAATTTTCCAACAACATCATTACTAGATCATATGCCGTCTATTAATCAAGATGTAGAATCAGACTTTGCAACAAATAGTACTGCAGAGTTTAACGCAAGAAGCACTGCAGAGTTTGAAGCAAATGAAACAGCAGAGTTTGTAGCAAATGACACGACAGAGGTTAAATCAAGAAACACTTCAGAGTTTATTGCATTTAGCCCTGCAGAGTTTGTAGCAAATGACACGACAGAGTTTACATCAGCTAGCATTGATGATAAAACAGTACCAATTTcagaaataaatcaaatatcagaaacaataaataaaataaataatacaatgaACGAAGAAATAGCATTACCACGAACAGATCAATTACAAAATGAACAGCAACTAAACAGTAGTATGGATTACATAAATCAGATATCTTTAGATACGTTGCAGCCTGACGAATggtatatatcagaaaatcaaacCTTAATCGAAACGCTAGAACAAAATATTACCGGAAGTGAAAAAACAGCTGAAATTAAAGCATTGAATAAAATTTTATCTTCGTTATCGGAAGAAATGTCCATTGAAGGTCAACTTAATCTTTCGGTAGACCAGAAACTAATTCCACAAGTCTTAGAAAATATTATCCCAGAAGACCAGATATCAGCAGATATTGAAGGTGAACTCGACAAGAAGAAAATCATTGGTACTTCAGTTTTGGATCAGGATATAATCAAAAACGGTTCATTACCAATGGAATCAGAAACGCTAGATCAAATATCTATACGGATCCAAAATGCATCCAACGCTGTTGAACTGAAAATTGAGAAACATATAGAAGAATCTGTTTCTGGACTTCAGCAATTGTCAGATTCAAACCTAACACAGTTTTTAAAAGACAATGAGAAAGTAAAAACTACAATGGAGAATGAAATTCCAACTGAAATTCAAACTATCACTGATACAAACGGAACGACTTCCATGTTTGATCAGTTACATTCTGAGGGCCAGCTAAATGAATCACTTATACTGGCAGATGCAACTGATCAGCAACTGGAACCTTCTTTATTAACAGAAGAAGATAACGAGCTGTTGGAAATTTTGAAAACAACTGAGGATTTTAGTGCAGTTCCACAATCAGAAAGCCAACATTCACAAAACACTACCATAAACGATGGAAATCAAACTCAATCAGTTTTTGAGCAATTACCATCTGATGTTGAACAATCAGTGGGTACCAGTACAACTTTAGTTGAGAATACAACATTAACACCGGATCCAGAACTATCTGTGGCTACCAGTAAAGCTGGAGTTAAGAGTACAACCTTAACACCGGATCTAGTACTATCTATGGCAACCAGTACAACTGAAGTTGAGATGAAGACAGAGGACATTGAAATTACAACATTAACACCGGATCCAGTACTCAATATAGGTAAAGAGCAAAAAGATATCGACCATACAATGACAGGAACCGTGCCCCTTAATACAACTCCCTCATTTGAGGTTACTAAGAGTACACAGCAGCCACCACGACCAAGTATAATGCATTCTGAACCTCAAGAATCGTTTGTAACTGATAGACAACAACAGAGACCTGTAGAAGTTTCTAATTTGAATGAAAATCAAACTTTCCCAGACAACACTCAACAACGTCAGGATCAGAAAAACGAAGATCAAATAAATATGGAGACAGATATACCTCCCCCACCACCGAGACGAAGAACAGAGTTAGTAGAGAAAGAAAGAAACAATTTACCCCCATCATTGAATGTATTGGAAGAGAACAGAAGGAAAGGTTTCCGACAAATTTCCGACCAACCTCTACAGAGCCCCGAGTTATCCTCTGAATTACCGCCACCACCACCAGGTTTCAAACAGGAAACTAAACACGTTTTGAAGGAGAAACCTATGACCTTGCTTAAAGAAACGGGCTTGTTGAAATCACAACAGGATGAAACGGATATTGCAAGTCAAGCCAAATATTCTGCATTATTTAATCGAAACTCTCCATATTACCAGTCAATGTGGAAAATTAACACAAATCAGCCGTCAACAAAAATAAAACCGCAGACAACGCTTAATTCTATTGACCAGAGACAATCGAGTAATAGTGCGGTCAGAAAAATGATAAATACGATTGAACAGGTTAGAACACGACCTAAGTCGGTTGATTCTCTAACTTTTTTTACACCAGGTGTGGTGAGAACTCGAACACACCAGAATACAAATCGCAATAGTAATGTGAAAAGTCAGCGCTCGGTACCAcctctttcaaaacaaaataatagtCAACAAAGTGTCGGCATACCACATGCGGGTTATACACCAGGAGTTCCTTTTATTCAGAATCACTTTTTACGTCGTAAACGTTGGAATGAGAGTAATCTACCAATGGACATTGCATTTAAAACTGCAGTTCCAAAACAAGAACAATCTAATAACATACACGACAGGATGGCAggaggaaaaaaatatatagaagaaAAAGTGTATTCTAATATTCCAATAAAGAAGAGATATTCGCTGAACGATCTTCGCATAAGCAAACTTAATAGACTAAATGAACTTAATAGATATCCAGATGTTAAACATTCAAAGCATTTACAGCACAACATTGACATTAATAAACATAGTTATAATTCACATCAAACTGCACCTCGAACTAAACATCAGATAAAGGATATTATTTTACATGGGAAAGCTCAACAattcaaaaaatcaaataataaggTACATGCAAATGTTCTGCAGAATAAGAAAATATGGAATAAGAATGACGCCCCACCGCCGATCATTTTACGAACAGCAGATTCAACTGTTTTTAAGGTCTCGTATACACCACCTCCACCACCGCCACGAAAACTGACAACAGTGGCTCCACCGGAAACGATGAGCAAACCACTTCCGGCAAACAAGTATATTTCTCCAAAACAATTCAAATCGAAGGAAATAACCTCCAACAATGTGACAAAAACCTCAGCATCTACGGAGTCTTACACGAAATCAACAGTATCGGTAATTGGAAATTCTTCACCAGAAATAAACCCCTCTTATACAAGAGAACTCGCAAATGCTTCTG AAACGTGTGACAACTGTACGTACGTAAGTGATTTCTGTTACTTGAGAGAACCTACCAACTGTAACCGATTTATAGTATGTTATAAACAGGGACACAAACTAAGGGCCACAGAAAAAGAGTGTTCATTTGGTCTGTTCTGGAGTCAAAGTAAACTAGCATGCACACAACCAGCCAGAGCAGAGTGTCAAATag ATCCCTGTAGGACGAAAGGTGTCAGATCTCACCCATATATCGGTAAATGTCGTGCTTACTGGACATGCCGAAGACGTCGTTCTGATGCAAGATGTTGTCCGAATGGATATGCATATGGTGGTGGAAGAAACACGTGTGTTCCGAATAAAGACTGTAAAACAAATTGCATTACAAAAATCCCCGAAGTTCTTAATG TGTGCCCACTCAGAAAAGTTTCTGACTCCCCATTTGAGTATACAGATGGTGGGATGGTTCGTTCCTGTGCTCCTGGTACTCGGTTCGAAGAGTCTATGTGTGCTTGTATTAGGAGCAATGTTGGTAATAGACCAGTAGAAAAGAAGCAAACACTTCTag ATCAACCTTTTCAATGTGAGCCTGCCATTAGTCTAGATTTTAGCGGATCCACAAAAGATGCTTTCGAAGACAAATCCGGACAAAGTCAATCTATTGGTGTATCTAATGTCCTTCAGACGATTAAAAAGCAAGCAATGTTTAATGGACGTGGAAGCCTAAAACTGTGGCGTTTTTCGAATGTAGAACTTGGTCCTGAATTTGCCTTGCGTTTTAAGTTTTATGCACATGGAAGATCGCATCGTTCTGAAACATTGTTATCAAATTGTATTGGGAAGAGGAAGGCTGCATTTGACATTAGACTTGAAACTGATGTTTTAGAGATAGTGTTTACAGTAAAGACATCTGAAAGTCCTGAATcatatataagaatattttaCAAG CCACACCAGTGGAACGAAGTTATTCTTCGATATGATGGTGCCAGTTTCTCAGCTGCTCTTGGTAAagtctcaaaaacgatttatgtgGAAG GAGTAATACCGACGAAACATGCTGCTATATCTATTGGTGGCTGTGGTCAAGACGATGGATTTATTGGATACATGGATGAT gTGATAATATACAACGGCTGCATACCAGAAGATGTAAGAGGTCTTGtgtttgaataa